The following are encoded in a window of Natrononativus amylolyticus genomic DNA:
- a CDS encoding fumarylacetoacetate hydrolase family protein produces the protein MRTVRFEDETGYARRGEWTDDGIVANGNTYDPAEANVLAPSEPTKIICQAGGYMDHREESGFDDRPDRPELFLKTPNCVVAHGDAIELPPGRESVEFEAEFGIVISEQCRAVSEDEAMEYVEGFTCVNDISNRDDQEQERNWVRGKAFDASCPIGPVVATPDEVPDDATLTLRLNGETKQETTREHMIFSVPELVADVSELITLEPGDVIATGTPFGPDELAPGDTVEVEFDGVGTLENHVIAR, from the coding sequence ATGCGAACGGTACGATTCGAAGACGAGACCGGCTACGCTCGCCGCGGCGAGTGGACCGACGACGGCATCGTCGCGAACGGTAACACGTACGATCCAGCTGAAGCGAACGTCCTGGCGCCCTCGGAACCGACGAAGATCATCTGTCAGGCCGGCGGCTACATGGACCACCGCGAGGAGTCGGGCTTCGACGACCGCCCCGACCGCCCCGAACTGTTTTTGAAGACGCCCAACTGCGTCGTCGCCCACGGCGACGCGATCGAACTGCCGCCGGGCCGCGAGAGCGTCGAGTTCGAAGCCGAGTTCGGCATCGTCATTTCCGAGCAGTGTCGCGCAGTGTCGGAGGACGAGGCGATGGAGTACGTCGAGGGCTTCACCTGTGTGAACGACATCTCGAACCGCGACGACCAGGAGCAGGAACGAAACTGGGTCCGCGGGAAGGCCTTCGACGCCTCCTGTCCGATCGGGCCCGTCGTCGCCACCCCCGACGAGGTGCCGGACGATGCAACACTCACTCTGCGGCTCAACGGCGAGACGAAACAGGAGACCACCCGCGAGCACATGATCTTCTCGGTGCCCGAACTGGTGGCGGACGTCAGCGAACTCATCACGCTCGAGCCCGGGGACGTGATCGCCACCGGCACGCCGTTCGGCCCGGACGAACTCGCCCCCGGCGACACCGTCGAAGTCGAGTTCGACGGCGTCGGCACCCTCGAGAACCACGTGATCGCACGATGA